A single region of the Variovorax paradoxus genome encodes:
- a CDS encoding DUF2946 family protein, with the protein MRRILLRLLLLAVFFNTAVGMPLHEAEHLQQAGPELAQEWRSLNAGLSDDTDGHGAEAQALCSWCVAFAQQASALAAPPIYMAGRAEPAALQATRPATAFVPDPERWPFASRDPPALA; encoded by the coding sequence ATGCGCCGCATTCTTCTCCGACTCCTGCTGCTCGCCGTGTTCTTCAACACGGCCGTCGGCATGCCCTTGCACGAAGCAGAGCATCTGCAGCAGGCGGGGCCGGAACTTGCGCAAGAGTGGCGTTCGCTGAATGCCGGCCTCAGCGACGACACCGACGGCCACGGCGCGGAAGCCCAGGCGCTGTGCTCGTGGTGCGTGGCGTTCGCCCAGCAGGCCAGCGCCCTCGCTGCGCCGCCGATCTACATGGCCGGCCGGGCCGAACCGGCTGCGCTCCAGGCGACACGGCCCGCCACTGCATTCGTTCCCGATCCTGAACGCTGGCCCTTCGCCTCGCGCGATCCCCCTGCACTCGCCTGA
- a CDS encoding ABC transporter permease, with translation MNWVAHELRLLVRSKLALSALTLLLVLSALAVLSGMREVERQQQTIARLEGLQQQELAAQARKYTHGGDAGSAAYYTFHGTWDAPSPTAFLALGLRDAAPYVLRVRALALQAQLHEGESFNPELALAGRFDFAFVLVYLAPLFLIALLYDLVSGERRSGRLSTLLAMPGAGRGLWLRRAGLRTALVFGCLVLPVLAGAPASGTAIEALGIVLLVTAGYLALWSGLALIVATRSGSSAANAMALMGCWAVLTLILPTLANAVLARAVPVHQGVELMLAQRQAVHGAWDLPPEATMEKFFRTHPEWRDTSPLPSGFHWKWYYAFQQLGDESAAPQVAAYRDGLLARQRWTSRLGWLLPGVGVQAALHRQADTDLQAQLAYQDRIAEFHARLRAFYYPYLFNDVRFGPQDFASQPHFSPSSQPAEVPLEQLLGLLLMGAAVLALGVDAAGRVRPSAG, from the coding sequence ATGAATTGGGTTGCCCATGAATTGCGCCTGCTGGTGCGCTCGAAACTCGCGCTGTCTGCATTGACGCTGCTGTTGGTGCTGTCGGCTCTTGCGGTGCTTTCAGGCATGCGCGAAGTCGAGCGCCAGCAGCAGACCATTGCGCGCCTGGAGGGGCTGCAGCAGCAGGAACTCGCGGCACAGGCGCGCAAGTACACCCATGGCGGCGACGCCGGTTCGGCCGCCTACTACACCTTTCACGGCACCTGGGATGCGCCCTCGCCCACGGCCTTCCTTGCGCTTGGCCTGCGCGATGCCGCGCCCTACGTGCTGCGCGTGCGCGCCCTGGCCCTGCAAGCCCAGCTGCACGAAGGCGAGAGCTTCAACCCCGAACTGGCGCTGGCCGGACGTTTCGACTTTGCCTTTGTGCTGGTGTACCTGGCGCCGCTGTTTCTCATTGCGCTCTTGTACGACCTGGTTTCGGGTGAACGCCGCTCGGGCCGCCTGAGTACGCTGCTGGCCATGCCCGGCGCCGGCCGCGGCCTGTGGCTGCGCCGCGCGGGCTTGCGCACGGCGCTGGTCTTCGGCTGCCTGGTGTTGCCTGTGCTGGCGGGCGCACCGGCTAGCGGCACCGCCATCGAAGCCTTGGGCATCGTGCTGTTGGTCACGGCCGGCTACCTCGCGCTCTGGAGCGGGCTGGCGTTGATCGTCGCAACGCGAAGCGGGAGCTCCGCCGCCAACGCGATGGCACTCATGGGCTGCTGGGCCGTGCTGACGCTCATCCTGCCGACCCTTGCCAACGCCGTGCTCGCGCGCGCCGTGCCTGTTCACCAGGGCGTGGAGTTGATGCTGGCACAGCGCCAGGCCGTGCACGGCGCGTGGGACTTGCCGCCGGAGGCGACGATGGAGAAGTTCTTCCGCACACACCCCGAATGGCGGGACACCTCGCCGCTACCCTCGGGCTTTCACTGGAAGTGGTACTACGCGTTTCAGCAGCTCGGCGACGAGAGCGCGGCACCGCAGGTGGCGGCTTATCGCGATGGCCTGCTTGCGCGCCAGCGCTGGACCTCGCGGCTGGGCTGGCTGCTGCCGGGCGTCGGCGTGCAGGCCGCATTGCATCGGCAGGCCGATACCGACTTGCAGGCGCAGCTGGCGTATCAAGACCGCATCGCCGAATTTCATGCCCGGTTGCGCGCCTTCTACTACCCGTACCTGTTCAACGACGTGCGCTTCGGTCCGCAGGACTTTGCCTCCCAGCCTCACTTCAGCCCGTCGTCGCAACCGGCGGAAGTGCCCCTCGAACAGCTGCTGGGGCTGCTGCTGATGGGCGCGGCGGTTCTGGCGCTGGGCGTGGACGCGGCCGGCCGGGTGCGCCCGAGCGCCGGTTGA
- a CDS encoding TetR/AcrR family transcriptional regulator translates to MTATADKTTREQIVDAADQLFYMRGFEATSFADIAKVVNISRGNFYHHFKTKDEILDAVIAARLGQTRGMLAQWEACGPDPMSRIRSFIHILVANQPLIMRHGCPVGTLSTELAKLDHPSLKQANGLFTLFRVWLRKQFALLGRKADADALAMHLLARSQGVAVLANAFRDKSFVQQEVRQLCEWLASCATKPATSHR, encoded by the coding sequence ATGACCGCCACGGCCGACAAGACCACCCGCGAGCAGATCGTGGACGCCGCGGACCAGCTGTTCTACATGCGAGGTTTCGAGGCCACTTCGTTCGCTGATATTGCGAAGGTGGTGAACATTTCGCGCGGCAATTTCTACCATCACTTCAAGACCAAGGACGAAATCCTGGATGCGGTGATTGCCGCGCGCCTTGGCCAGACGCGCGGCATGCTGGCGCAATGGGAAGCATGCGGCCCTGATCCCATGAGCCGCATCCGAAGCTTCATTCACATCCTGGTTGCCAACCAGCCTCTCATCATGCGGCACGGCTGCCCGGTGGGCACGCTGTCCACCGAACTCGCCAAGCTGGACCACCCCTCGCTGAAGCAGGCCAATGGCCTGTTCACCCTGTTCCGCGTCTGGCTGCGAAAGCAGTTCGCGCTGCTGGGCCGCAAGGCCGATGCCGATGCGCTCGCCATGCACCTGCTCGCCCGGAGCCAGGGCGTGGCCGTGCTGGCCAACGCCTTTCGGGACAAGTCCTTCGTGCAACAGGAAGTCCGACAGCTGTGCGAATGGCTCGCGTCCTGCGCGACCAAGCCAGCCACCAGCCACCGCTGA
- a CDS encoding YciI family protein, which produces MFIVLLKFSGNKANAAQWMEGHKAWLQRGFDDGVFMLSGSLKPNQGGAVLAHRTTMAELQARVDADPFVAENVVSAEIMEIAPARADERLGFLLG; this is translated from the coding sequence ATGTTCATCGTGCTCCTCAAGTTCTCCGGCAACAAGGCCAATGCAGCCCAGTGGATGGAAGGCCACAAGGCATGGCTCCAGCGCGGTTTCGACGACGGCGTGTTCATGCTCTCCGGCAGCCTCAAGCCCAACCAGGGCGGTGCCGTGCTTGCGCACCGCACGACCATGGCCGAGCTGCAGGCGCGCGTCGATGCCGATCCGTTCGTTGCCGAGAACGTCGTAAGCGCCGAGATCATGGAAATTGCGCCGGCCCGCGCCGACGAGCGGCTCGGCTTTCTGCTGGGCTGA
- a CDS encoding DNA-3-methyladenine glycosylase I has translation MTTLINGPDGQPRCRWCASAPEFLAYHDTEWGFPVADDRRLFEKLCLEGFQSGLSWRTILAKRENFRAAFHGFDFNKVARFTAQDVERLLQDAGIVRHRGKIEAVIHNAARAQELVASHGSLAAFFWSHEPDAGALAEPQSASTSEASIALSKALKKLGWKFVGPTTVYAFMQAMGLINDHAQGCVIRGKAQHARSRFKRPHAAAG, from the coding sequence ATGACCACATTGATCAACGGCCCAGACGGCCAACCGCGCTGCCGCTGGTGCGCAAGCGCGCCCGAATTCCTTGCCTACCACGACACCGAATGGGGCTTTCCGGTAGCGGACGACCGCCGCCTGTTCGAAAAGCTCTGCCTGGAAGGCTTCCAGTCGGGGTTGAGCTGGCGCACCATCCTTGCCAAACGGGAAAACTTTCGCGCGGCGTTCCACGGGTTCGACTTCAACAAGGTGGCCCGCTTCACCGCGCAAGACGTCGAGCGCTTGCTGCAAGACGCGGGCATCGTCCGGCATCGGGGCAAGATCGAGGCGGTGATCCACAACGCCGCACGGGCGCAAGAACTGGTTGCAAGCCACGGCTCGCTGGCGGCCTTTTTCTGGAGCCATGAGCCCGATGCCGGCGCGCTCGCGGAACCGCAGAGCGCATCGACCTCCGAGGCTTCCATCGCGCTGTCCAAGGCACTGAAGAAGCTCGGCTGGAAGTTCGTCGGGCCAACGACCGTTTACGCCTTCATGCAGGCCATGGGCCTCATCAACGACCATGCGCAAGGCTGCGTGATCCGGGGGAAGGCGCAACACGCGCGAAGCAGGTTCAAGAGGCCGCACGCCGCAGCAGGCTGA
- a CDS encoding LysR family transcriptional regulator has product MQLKDIDLNLLLVFDRMLAEKRVSAVAESLGLSQPAISNALARLRKLLGDELFLRTARGMEPTPFALQLAEPVAYAMGALHSALNQQVVFDPASSTRSFTLAMTDIGEIYFTPRLMETLSAAAPGVTISTVRNNTAASLRDELEAGHVDIAIGLLPQLKAGVFQRRLFLQRYVCLFSGTHPLARKRSVSLKDFSAADHVLVQAAGTGHGKADDVMAAQGIQRRIRLRVPHFVAIGHILRSSEMIATVPERLAQSIAEPFGLVWRPHPVPLPQIAINLFWHAKVHRDPGNQWLRGLLFDNFADSD; this is encoded by the coding sequence ATGCAACTCAAGGACATCGACCTCAACCTGCTGCTGGTGTTCGACCGCATGCTGGCCGAGAAGCGCGTCTCGGCCGTGGCGGAATCGCTCGGGCTTTCGCAGCCAGCCATCAGCAATGCCTTGGCGCGACTGCGCAAGCTGCTGGGCGACGAGCTCTTCTTGCGCACGGCGCGCGGCATGGAGCCCACGCCTTTTGCGCTGCAACTGGCCGAACCGGTGGCCTACGCAATGGGCGCGCTGCATTCGGCGCTGAACCAGCAGGTGGTGTTCGACCCCGCCAGCAGCACGCGCAGCTTCACGCTCGCCATGACCGACATCGGCGAGATCTACTTCACGCCCAGGCTCATGGAAACGCTGTCCGCCGCAGCGCCGGGCGTGACCATCAGCACGGTGCGCAACAACACCGCTGCCAGCCTGCGCGACGAGCTCGAAGCCGGCCACGTCGACATTGCCATCGGCCTGCTGCCGCAGCTCAAGGCCGGGGTGTTCCAGCGCCGACTGTTTCTGCAGCGCTATGTGTGCCTTTTTTCAGGCACCCATCCGCTCGCGCGCAAGCGCAGTGTGTCGCTCAAGGACTTCAGCGCGGCCGACCATGTTCTGGTGCAGGCCGCCGGCACGGGCCATGGCAAGGCCGACGATGTGATGGCCGCACAAGGCATCCAAAGGCGCATTCGGCTCAGGGTGCCGCACTTCGTGGCCATTGGCCATATTCTTCGCTCGAGCGAAATGATCGCCACCGTGCCGGAGCGGCTGGCGCAGAGCATCGCCGAGCCTTTTGGCTTGGTGTGGCGCCCTCACCCGGTGCCGCTGCCGCAGATTGCAATCAACCTGTTCTGGCACGCGAAGGTGCATCGCGACCCTGGCAACCAGTGGCTGCGCGGATTGCTGTTCGATAATTTTGCGGACAGCGACTAG
- a CDS encoding protocatechuate 3,4-dioxygenase translates to MVAFPALWLGARAQPAVARTATPSQTEGPFYPVRLPSDSDNDLLRNGTLKYRGGQPAWVDGSVTDLDGKPLRGAQVEIWQCDEDGHYHHPGDGDRADAAFQGFGRVAVGEDGSYRFRTIRPVPYSGRTPHIHVKVKLGTRELLTTQLYVAGDPGNARDYLWRNLPQAARDAVTVPFERGADGLRARFPIVIAA, encoded by the coding sequence ATGGTCGCCTTTCCGGCGCTCTGGCTGGGTGCCCGGGCTCAGCCTGCGGTAGCGCGGACGGCCACGCCGTCGCAGACCGAAGGCCCCTTCTATCCCGTCCGCCTGCCCAGCGACTCCGACAACGACCTGTTGCGCAACGGCACGCTGAAGTACCGCGGCGGCCAACCCGCATGGGTCGACGGCTCGGTGACCGACCTGGATGGCAAGCCGCTGAGAGGCGCGCAGGTCGAGATCTGGCAATGCGACGAAGACGGCCACTACCATCATCCCGGCGACGGGGACCGCGCCGATGCGGCGTTTCAGGGCTTCGGTCGCGTTGCAGTCGGCGAGGACGGCAGCTACCGCTTCCGCACCATCCGGCCCGTGCCCTACAGTGGCCGCACACCGCACATCCACGTCAAGGTGAAACTGGGCACGCGTGAGCTGCTGACGACGCAGCTGTACGTGGCCGGCGACCCGGGCAACGCGCGCGACTACCTTTGGCGCAACCTTCCCCAAGCTGCAAGGGACGCAGTTACGGTGCCTTTCGAGCGTGGAGCGGATGGATTGCGAGCGCGTTTTCCGATAGTGATTGCTGCGTGA
- a CDS encoding ABC transporter permease yields the protein MSVALHIAREEWRLLRRDRVAVLGLVLLLLLTAVATFTAWEQRRTTDTERARHQGQVDHEFETQPDRHPHRMVHYGHFVFRPLNPLAAFDPGVDAYTGHTLFLEGHRQNSANFGDVRQSSLLLRFGQLTPAFVLQVLAPLLLIFVGHAALARERESGTLRVLLAQGVRPRQIVAGKLLALCGVAAAALLPALLALLWIGAATPAPAGLAIAMAAGYGVWLLIWAVGIVGVSAWFGRGRDALVALLALWAVSVVLVPRLAPEIAASVLALPTRFETDIAVARDLAALGDSHDPDDPYFAGFKKKVLAQYGVSRVEDLPVNYKGLLGMEGERLTSALFERYANASFERQAAQLRRVDAFALISPVIALRRLSMAAAGTDLQNYRRFVEQAERHRYRMVQELNRLQAEKLSFAGDRSSRDSRISHAHWHGVADFRYQAAPPAEALRRAAPAAGVLLLWLVVLAGLLAVATRRLGRVTR from the coding sequence ATGAGCGTCGCACTGCACATTGCGCGCGAGGAATGGCGCCTGCTGCGCCGCGACCGCGTCGCCGTGCTCGGGCTCGTGTTGCTGCTGCTGTTGACGGCCGTGGCCACCTTCACGGCCTGGGAACAGCGCCGCACGACCGATACGGAACGCGCGCGCCACCAGGGGCAAGTCGACCATGAATTCGAAACCCAGCCCGACCGGCACCCTCACCGCATGGTGCACTACGGGCACTTCGTTTTCCGGCCGCTGAACCCGCTTGCCGCTTTCGACCCCGGGGTCGACGCCTACACGGGCCACACGCTCTTCCTTGAAGGGCACCGGCAGAACAGCGCCAATTTTGGCGACGTGCGGCAGTCTTCGCTGCTGCTGCGCTTCGGCCAGCTCACCCCTGCCTTCGTGCTGCAGGTGCTGGCGCCGTTGCTGCTCATCTTTGTCGGCCATGCGGCGCTGGCGCGGGAGCGCGAATCGGGCACGTTGCGGGTACTGCTCGCGCAAGGGGTCCGCCCGCGACAAATCGTGGCGGGCAAGTTGCTGGCGCTGTGCGGCGTTGCGGCCGCGGCATTGCTGCCTGCATTGCTGGCGCTGTTGTGGATCGGTGCGGCAACCCCCGCTCCCGCCGGTCTGGCAATTGCAATGGCGGCAGGCTACGGCGTGTGGCTGCTTATCTGGGCCGTCGGCATCGTCGGCGTTTCTGCGTGGTTTGGGCGCGGACGCGATGCCCTGGTTGCATTGCTCGCGCTCTGGGCCGTCAGCGTGGTGCTGGTGCCGCGGCTGGCGCCCGAGATCGCGGCCTCGGTGCTTGCGCTGCCCACGCGCTTCGAGACCGACATCGCGGTGGCGCGCGACCTGGCTGCGCTGGGCGACAGCCACGACCCGGATGACCCCTACTTCGCCGGCTTCAAGAAAAAAGTGCTCGCGCAGTACGGCGTTTCTCGCGTGGAAGACCTCCCCGTCAACTACAAGGGCCTGCTCGGCATGGAAGGCGAACGGCTGACCAGCGCGCTCTTCGAGCGCTACGCCAATGCGAGCTTCGAGCGGCAAGCGGCGCAGCTGCGCCGCGTTGACGCCTTTGCGCTGATCAGCCCGGTGATCGCGCTGCGCCGCCTTTCGATGGCCGCTGCGGGCACCGACCTGCAGAACTACCGCCGCTTCGTCGAACAGGCCGAGCGCCATCGCTATCGCATGGTGCAGGAGCTCAACCGCCTGCAAGCCGAAAAGCTCAGCTTCGCGGGCGACCGCTCCAGCCGCGACAGCCGCATCAGCCACGCGCATTGGCATGGCGTTGCCGACTTTCGCTACCAAGCCGCACCACCGGCCGAGGCGCTGCGCCGCGCGGCGCCCGCCGCGGGAGTGCTGCTGCTCTGGCTGGTGGTGCTCGCAGGTTTGCTGGCCGTGGCCACACGCCGTCTCGGGAGGGTGACGCGATGA
- a CDS encoding 2'-5' RNA ligase family protein → MKTLLFLAMPEQLLLPGIDPPPPPLRRARGTAPRKERLHRSLFLAIFPHAEDAASIAALGARLKDRHALKGKLTEAHRLHVTLHHLGSYPASAPRKQVQAAIDAAASVAPPSFDVVFDEVMRFDKSKAFVLCGAESGTSAIAAFRQCLGEALADAGFKPEHGFTPHMTLAYTPTKVERHPIEPVRWRADSFALIESHVGESIHEVLGRWPPVRPA, encoded by the coding sequence GTGAAGACGCTCTTATTCCTTGCCATGCCCGAACAGCTTCTTCTCCCAGGTATCGACCCTCCGCCGCCGCCCCTGCGCCGCGCCCGCGGCACAGCGCCCCGCAAGGAGCGCCTGCATCGCTCACTCTTCCTGGCGATCTTTCCGCACGCTGAAGACGCCGCTTCGATCGCCGCGCTGGGCGCGCGCCTCAAGGACCGGCATGCGCTGAAAGGAAAGCTGACCGAGGCGCATCGCCTGCATGTCACGCTGCATCACCTAGGAAGCTATCCGGCGTCAGCGCCGCGCAAGCAGGTGCAGGCGGCCATCGACGCGGCAGCCAGCGTGGCACCTCCGTCTTTCGATGTGGTGTTCGACGAGGTCATGCGGTTCGACAAAAGCAAGGCATTCGTTTTGTGCGGCGCTGAGAGCGGGACATCAGCGATCGCGGCGTTCAGGCAGTGTCTTGGCGAAGCACTGGCCGATGCGGGCTTCAAGCCCGAGCACGGCTTCACGCCTCACATGACCCTGGCCTACACGCCCACAAAGGTCGAGCGGCATCCGATCGAGCCAGTCCGGTGGAGGGCCGATTCGTTCGCCCTGATCGAAAGCCACGTCGGCGAAAGCATCCATGAGGTGCTCGGTCGGTGGCCCCCGGTCCGGCCCGCCTGA
- a CDS encoding TonB-dependent siderophore receptor encodes MISNLTSTPFAGRRIPGFRLLPPALAVASLFAGPAFAQSATEAPATAELSTIEVIGRTESGAYHSEEAAGAKTELPLRELPQSVRIVTRQAIDDLGATKLDDVLDYVGGVSRQNNFGGLWDNIAIRGLPGNENTGMATLLNGFSSNRGFNAPRDLAGVERIEFLKGTAAALYGSSEPGGTLNIVSKRPLWKAAHSVEGYAGSHGLKRGAFDSTGPLGENLAYRLNVAVEDRDSFRDHVSAKRQVIAPAFTWKLGRDTVLEYAGEVLRHKTPLDRGVVAVNNRLGAIPRSRFLGEPADGDVTVDNQTHQFVLSHEWNTNWRSRVGLSYRETSINGFATEATALQANGNLTRQRRFRDFDSHDTALQAELQGKVHTGSIEHELLFGAESFRFGMDSVMLRVNPSAARPYAINIYNPVYGQPQPTPGANTDTLEQQRGTAFYVQDAIKLTPEWRLVAGVRVDNYRQSLLNRRTNTTAEQDPSATSPRIGLSWLPTPQWTLYANAGRSFRPNVGSDFAANSFAPETGRALELGTKWESADQRIGATAALFDIRKRNVLTSDPVNAGYSVSAGEIRSRGLELDFAGQVTKNWRVNASLVFNDVEIAKDHSLEVGGRLLNVPKVNGSVLAVYEDAFANGQRYGIGGGVTYVGKRLGQARTQAEANAGTPAFDLPSYTTAKLVAYWRLNPTLRLTLDVDNLFDKTYYTSSYSRVWVTPGTARTITVGLQARF; translated from the coding sequence ATGATTTCCAATCTCACCTCCACCCCTTTCGCGGGGCGCCGGATTCCCGGTTTCCGCCTGCTTCCTCCGGCCCTTGCAGTGGCGAGCCTTTTTGCCGGACCGGCCTTCGCCCAATCGGCGACCGAAGCCCCGGCGACAGCCGAGCTGTCGACCATCGAAGTCATCGGCCGGACCGAGTCCGGCGCCTACCACTCCGAAGAAGCTGCCGGCGCCAAGACAGAACTGCCGCTGCGCGAGCTGCCGCAATCGGTGCGCATCGTCACGCGCCAGGCCATCGACGACCTGGGCGCCACCAAGCTGGACGACGTGCTCGACTATGTGGGTGGCGTTTCGCGCCAGAACAACTTTGGCGGCCTGTGGGACAACATTGCGATCCGCGGTCTACCCGGCAACGAGAACACCGGCATGGCCACGCTGCTGAATGGCTTCTCGTCCAATCGCGGCTTCAATGCGCCGCGAGATCTTGCGGGCGTGGAGCGCATCGAATTTCTCAAGGGCACGGCCGCCGCGCTCTACGGCAGCAGCGAGCCGGGCGGCACGCTCAATATCGTGTCCAAGCGGCCGCTCTGGAAAGCCGCGCATTCGGTCGAGGGGTATGCCGGCAGTCATGGCTTGAAGCGCGGCGCATTCGACAGCACCGGCCCCCTCGGGGAAAACCTCGCCTATCGGCTCAACGTTGCGGTGGAAGACCGGGACAGCTTTCGCGACCATGTGAGCGCCAAGCGCCAGGTGATTGCGCCCGCCTTCACCTGGAAGCTGGGCCGCGACACGGTGCTGGAGTACGCGGGCGAGGTACTTCGCCACAAGACGCCGCTGGACCGCGGCGTGGTGGCCGTCAACAACCGGCTGGGCGCAATTCCGCGCAGCCGTTTCCTGGGCGAACCCGCCGACGGCGACGTGACCGTCGACAACCAGACGCACCAATTCGTTCTTTCGCATGAATGGAACACCAACTGGCGAAGCCGCGTGGGTCTTTCCTATCGCGAAACCTCGATCAACGGCTTTGCAACCGAGGCAACCGCGCTGCAGGCCAACGGCAACCTGACGCGCCAGCGGCGCTTTCGCGATTTCGACTCCCACGACACAGCCTTGCAGGCCGAGCTGCAGGGCAAGGTGCACACGGGCAGTATCGAGCACGAGCTGCTGTTCGGCGCGGAGAGCTTTCGCTTCGGAATGGATTCGGTGATGCTGCGGGTGAATCCGAGCGCCGCGCGGCCGTACGCCATCAACATCTACAACCCCGTCTACGGCCAACCGCAACCCACGCCGGGCGCGAACACCGATACCCTGGAGCAGCAGCGCGGCACTGCGTTCTATGTGCAGGACGCCATCAAGCTCACGCCCGAATGGCGGCTGGTGGCTGGTGTGCGGGTGGACAATTACCGCCAGTCGCTGCTGAACCGCCGCACGAACACCACGGCCGAACAGGACCCATCGGCCACCTCGCCTCGCATCGGCCTGAGCTGGCTGCCGACGCCGCAGTGGACTTTGTATGCGAACGCGGGCCGCTCGTTCCGCCCGAACGTCGGCTCGGACTTTGCGGCCAACAGCTTCGCGCCGGAGACCGGCCGCGCGCTGGAGCTTGGCACCAAGTGGGAGAGCGCGGACCAGCGCATCGGCGCGACCGCCGCGCTGTTCGACATTCGCAAGCGCAACGTGCTGACCTCCGACCCGGTGAACGCCGGCTACTCGGTCTCCGCGGGAGAAATTCGCAGCCGCGGCCTCGAACTCGACTTTGCGGGCCAGGTCACGAAGAACTGGCGGGTCAATGCGAGCCTGGTGTTCAACGACGTGGAAATTGCGAAGGACCACAGCCTGGAAGTTGGCGGACGCCTGCTCAACGTGCCGAAGGTCAACGGCAGCGTGCTTGCCGTGTACGAGGACGCCTTTGCCAACGGGCAGCGCTACGGCATTGGCGGGGGCGTCACTTACGTGGGCAAGCGGCTGGGCCAGGCCCGCACGCAGGCCGAGGCCAATGCCGGAACGCCCGCGTTCGACCTGCCCAGCTACACCACGGCCAAGCTGGTCGCCTACTGGCGCCTCAACCCCACGCTGCGGCTGACGCTGGATGTCGACAACCTTTTCGACAAGACCTACTACACGAGCTCCTACAGCCGCGTGTGGGTGACGCCGGGAACGGCACGCACCATCACCGTCGGCCTGCAGGCCCGGTTCTGA
- a CDS encoding ABC transporter ATP-binding protein encodes MTVTDFAPPHAAAHPALEAHSVVAGYGAHIILHGLDLRVEAGEIYALLGANGAGKTTTLSLFLGFVQPASGRVRVNGTDPVADPTGARRQLAYIPENVALYEHLSARENVAYLLHLAGQPASAQAIDEALASAGLDAAAHGRRVSGFSKGMRQKVAIALALARKVPALLLDEPTSGLDPQATTEFSRILGLLRSQGVAVLMVTHDLLGAADVADRIGFIERGRLIEEVAASGTERFDVRALHRRYAGQEAQQ; translated from the coding sequence ATGACCGTGACCGACTTTGCACCGCCGCACGCCGCGGCGCACCCCGCGCTGGAGGCCCACAGCGTGGTTGCCGGCTATGGCGCGCACATCATCCTGCACGGGCTGGACCTGAGGGTCGAGGCCGGTGAGATCTATGCGCTGCTGGGTGCCAACGGCGCCGGCAAGACCACCACGCTGAGCCTCTTCCTGGGCTTCGTGCAACCCGCCAGCGGCCGCGTGCGGGTGAACGGCACCGACCCGGTGGCGGACCCGACAGGCGCACGGCGCCAGCTTGCCTACATACCCGAGAACGTGGCGCTCTACGAGCACCTGAGCGCGCGCGAGAACGTGGCCTACCTGCTCCACCTTGCCGGCCAGCCTGCATCCGCGCAGGCCATCGACGAGGCATTGGCCAGCGCCGGACTGGACGCCGCCGCGCACGGTCGGCGCGTGTCGGGGTTCTCGAAAGGCATGCGCCAGAAGGTGGCGATTGCCTTGGCGCTCGCGCGCAAGGTGCCAGCGCTGCTGCTGGACGAGCCCACCTCCGGGCTGGACCCGCAGGCCACCACCGAGTTCAGCCGCATCCTCGGGCTGCTGCGCTCGCAAGGTGTGGCCGTGCTCATGGTGACGCACGACTTGCTCGGCGCCGCCGACGTGGCCGACCGCATCGGCTTCATCGAACGCGGGCGGCTGATCGAAGAAGTCGCCGCCTCGGGCACCGAGCGCTTCGACGTGCGTGCATTGCACCGCCGCTACGCGGGCCAGGAGGCGCAGCAATGA